In Helianthus annuus cultivar XRQ/B chromosome 9, HanXRQr2.0-SUNRISE, whole genome shotgun sequence, the following are encoded in one genomic region:
- the LOC110930761 gene encoding zinc finger AN1 domain-containing stress-associated protein 12 gives MNTQNNNQFHFLQILTCSPIHLNQSITMGGGTEAFPDLGKHCQLSDCKQLDFLPFKCDGCHKVFCVEHRSYKSHDCTNSDHNSRKVLVCETCSMSIEIPRNSKGGEAEMNLLLKQHQKSNDCDPKKKKKPTCGARRCKEILTFSNTSSCKSCHIKFCLKHRFQSDHACNGNRMPAMAAVARAGGGVRPFLVALASRNGQDCTKKNNGSVLASKASTSVKAY, from the exons ATGAATACTCAAAATAATAATCAATTTCACTTTCTTCAAATCTTAACTTGTTCCCCAATTCATCTTAATCAATCAATCACCATGGGAGGAGGAACAGAGGCTTTTCCAGATTTAGGCAAACACTGCCAGCTTTCCGATTGTAAACAACTCGATTTCCTCCCTTTCAAATGCGACGGTTGTCACAAG GTTTTCTGCGTAGAACACCGATCGTACAAATCTCACGACTGTACAAACTCAGATCACAACAGCAGAAAAGTTTTAGTATGCGAGACATGCTCCATGTCAATAGAGATTCCACGTAACAGCAAAGGAGGAGAAGCTGAGATGAATTTGCTTCTCAAACAGCATCAGAAATCTAACGATTGTGatccgaagaagaagaagaaacctaCGTGTGGTGCTAGGCGGTGTAAGGAGATTCTTACGTTTTCGAATACGAGTTCCTGCAAGTCTTGCCATATTAAGTTCTGTTTGAAGCACCGGTTTCAGTCGGATCATGCCTGTAATGGTAACCGTATGCCGGCTATGGCTGCGGTTGCCCGAGCCGGTGGTGGTGTGAGGCCTTTTTTGGTTGCTTTGGCCTCAAGAAACGGTCAGGATTGTACAAAAAAGAATAATGGTTCTGTGTTGGCTTCTAAGGCTTCTACGTCTGTTAAAGCTTATTGA
- the LOC110930760 gene encoding senescence-associated carboxylesterase 101, translated as MSKIMFNNEIELGKFLGSIDVIPDAYQAISETTLAYELHTTRSGNTVLAFSSCPPDYTTRFLTGEFDLVSSENLQVVDFIPTKVNSSFSINKAAVELFQQLGDDLKELEHKYINSSLIITGSGLGGYLAILSALRLHHAIDVEESNGSKKTKRPICITFGSPLIGDKAFKSAIDERPQWKFSFLNVVARKDPVATFFSSNTLYKPFGTFLFCTESGGHTAFEDQHSILPVLDAMKFSNEDSSQVYDYTNVLSSIRRKVLYRGSSELDEFNLNSLRAEIKLQLKEVDVLSDITNDDIGKMENQAKLNKRKKNPYEPTKKLNEMKISLTYMEWYMTGQKRKGCGYYDGYKNPKTREEIVGQQEILKHQGRLNQYWKDIVVEKDRMPQKEGAKLRKRWLLGGNNYRKIVEPLDIAEYYKKGNIKYIENRSNHYKLLEKWLDEDKDSNSSEVTRNKAASLTEDSCFWAHVEEALILLRNMVNGGSINADKELEEFEVYVMHEIENYTVSPDIFLKGSSLMTWWNEYKAYKGTAYASEFARYMNNASYDSYK; from the exons ATGAGCAAAATCAT GTTTAACAATGAAATCGAGCTAGGCAAGTTTCTTGGCAGCATTGATGTCATTCCAGATGCCTATCAAGCAATTTCAGAGACTACTTTGGCTTATGAACTTCACACCACTCGTTCTGGAAACACTGTTTTGGCTTTCAGCTCATGCCCCCCAGATTACACAACTCGTTTTCTTACAGGAGAGTTTGATTTAGTTTCATCTGAAAACCTCCAAGTCGTTGACTTCATTCCCACTAAAGTCAACTCTTCGTTCTCCATTAACAAAGCCGCTGTTGAGCTGTTTCAGCAGCTCGGTGACGACCTCAAAGAGCTCGAACATAAG TATATAAATAGCTCGTTGATCATCACTGGATCGGGTCTTGGGGGATACCTTGCGATTCTTTCCGCTCTGCGGCTGCACCATGCCATAGATGTGGAAGAATCAAATGGTTCCAAGAAAACCAAAAGGCCGATTTGCATAACTTTCGGTTCCCCTCTTATTGGTGATAAAGCTTTCAAAAGTGCCATCGATGAACGCCCACAATGGAAATTCAGTTTTCTAAATGTGGTCGCaaggaaggatcctgttgctacTTTTTTCTCATCAAATACTCTATACAAGCCCTTTGGAACTTTCCTGTTTTGCACAGAATCAGGTGGTCACACGGCTTTTGAAGATCAACATTCCATTCTGCCGGTTCTAGATGCCATGAAGTTTTCGAATGAAGATAGCTCACAAGTTTATGATTACACGAACGTTTTGAGTTCGATCAGAAGGAAGGTGTTGTACCGTGGGAGTTCTGAATTGGATGAATTCAACTTGAATTCGTTGAGGGCGGAAATCAAATTGCAATTGAAGGAAGTCGATGTGTTGAGCGATATAACGAATGATGATATTGGGAAAATGGAGAATCAAGCAAAGTTGAATAAAAGAAAGAAGAATCCTTATGAACCTACTAAAAAGCTAAACGAAATGAAGATAAGTCTCACATATATGGAATGGTATATGACGGGACAGAAACGAAAAGGCTGTGGTTACTATGATGGTTACAAGAATCCGAAAACCAGAGAGGAAATTGTGGGCCAACAAGAAATTTTGAAGCATCAAGGCCGTCTTAACCAGTATTGGAAGGATATAGTTGTGGAAAAGGATCGGATGCCACAAAAAGAAGGCGCCAAGTTGCGTAAGCGTTGGCTATTGGGTGGGAACAACTACAGAAAGATCGTCGAGCCGCTAGACATAGCTGAATACTACAAAAAGGGCAACATAAAGTACATAGAGAATAGATCAAACCACTATAAGTTGTTAGAGAAGTGGTTAGATGAAGACAAGGACTCAAATTCAAGTGAAGTGACAAGGAACAAGGCTGCTAGTCTTACCGAGGATTCTTGTTTCTGGGCACATGTTGAGGAGGCATTGATTTTGTTAAGAAACATGGTGAATGGAGGGTCGATCAACGCTGATAAGGAATTGGAGGAATTTGAGGTCTATGTGATGCATGAGATCGAAAACTACACAGTGTCACCAGATATTTTCTTGAAGGGGAGTAGTTTAATGACGTGGTGGAACGAGTACAAGGCATACAAAGGAACTGCGTATGCTTCTGAGTTTGCTCGATACATGAACAACGCAAGCTACGATTCATATAAGTAA